The genomic DNA GAGGAACGGTTTTCTCCTCCGGTTCCGGCTTCGCCTCCGGCATGAAGGAACGCGATGAAGCGGCCGCGATTTCCGCCATCGACGGCCACTCGTCCAGGAGAAGGGTCTTCTCCACCCGGCGCCCCTCGGCCGGGGCCGGGGGTTCGACCGTCTCCCCGCCCTCCGGGGCGGGTTCCTCGGGCGCCTCCTCGAATTCCTCCCACTCCAGCCCGCCGCCCGGTTCCGGTTCCTCGGGGAACTCCGGTTGGGGCGGCACGATGGGGGTCAGCGACAACTCGGGCTCGGCCGGCGCTTCCGTCGCGAAGGGCGCCACAGGGGGCGGGAGGGGAGCCGGTGCCGGTTCGGGGGCCGGCGGGGGCGCCGGCTGGGCTGCCGGAATCACCACCGTCGGGGGTTCCGGAGCCGGCGGCGGGGCGGGCGTTTCCGGAACCGGCAGGGGCTCGGGGGCCGGCGGCGCCGGTTCCGGGATCAGCGGCAGCATCGGCTCGGGCGGCACTTCGGGTCTTGCCGGGGCCTTCTGGGGGAGGATATCGTCCAGGTGGACCTCCACCGCAGGCGTTGCGGCGGGCTCCGGGGGCCCGCCCCGCTCCTCCGCGGCCTTCTCTGCACGCAGGTGAAGCTGCTCCAGTTCCTCACGAGAGATCATGAAGGTCTGGGAAAGGGGCATCATCTTCCGCCGGACGTTGGATACGGCGGAGATCTCCTCGGAACTGTACTCCGCGTCCGGGACCTCGGCGTCGTCCGGTTCCCGCATGATGGGGACGAACGGCTGGGGCCCGGCCTTCTTGACCCGCGATTCCCGGATCTTCCGGAGCGCACTCTTGGCTTCCCGGATCGAGGCGAGACGCCCGGTCTTCTCCTTGTCCAGGCATTCGGTGAGGAGATCGTCCCACCGGGGGTCCAGGCTCTTGCAATCCGGGAGGTTCTTCAGCGGGAGGGCTTCCACGGAAATGTGGGCCTCCATCATGGCCTCCGCCGTCGGCGCCTCGAACAGCAGGGCCCCCGACAGGATCTGGTAAAGGATGGCGCCGAACGCGTAGATGTCGTCCTGGTCGTCCACGGCGAGGGACCCGGCGCACAACCCGGGGGACAGGTAGGCCACCGCCTCGGCGCTCAGGGCGCTTTCGTCCTCCGTCTGGCGGTAGCGGGCCAGTTGGTCCAGGTAGACTAGCCGGCTGACGCCGAAATTCCGGACCTGGACGAACTCCTGCCCGGAGCTTTCCCGGTAGATCAGGATGTCGTCCGGCGTCAGGTGGCCGTGCTCGGACATCTTCTCGTGGACGTGCTGGAGAGCGTCCGACACCTGGATGAACAGCCCGAGGACCCGCTCCTCGTCGAAGGAGGCCCGTTCCCGGAGCAGTTCCCTCAGGGACACGCCCTCGATGTTTTCCGACACGATGAACACCCGGCCGTCGTCGGTGACGCCCTCCTCGAAGACCCGGCCGATGTTGGCGTGCTGCAGGCCGGTGTTCTTCCGGACAACCTCCCCGATTTTCTCCTTCATGGAGGCCACGGGCTCGTGCGTGGGGTGAAAGACTTCGATCAGCACGTTCCGGCCGAGGGGTTTCTGCACCGCGCGGTAGGTGTCGCCGAACAACCCTTCGAAGGCCTTTTCGGCGACCTCGTACTGGTTGAGCAGTGTGCGGCCGATGTAGGGATCGGCCCCGGTGCCCGATTTCTGCAGCGGGGAGCCGTCCTCCGGGCAGAAGTGGTACTCGTCGCCATATTCGTGCCGACAGGTGTTGCAGATCTTCATGACTAAACCCCAAGGAATGTTTTGCGCAAATCAGGCTTCATTATAGAATAATTTTCGGGGAAATCAAAGCATTCGGGGAGGCTTTCGTGCAGGAGCAAGTGCCGGGACAGGACGCGAAGCGGGCGGTCGTCGTGCCGGTCCCCGACCTCGAAGGGAACCTGCTGGACCAGTTGCTTGCCGCCAGCACCGCCCTCACCCTCAAGCAGCAGGCGCCGGACGGCTTCGAGTTCCGACAGCGTTACGTGGTGAGCGGGGCCAACATGGTTCTGTTCACCGAGCAAAAAGGCCTGTTCGTCAACGACATCCTCCCCGGCCCCTGGCGGAGGGGGGAGCTGCGGGTCCTGGACGGGCAGGGGAGCGTCTGGCTCTACGTCCGGAAGCAGCCGGCGCTCCTGGCCTCCCGTGCCGTGGTGCTGGATCACCACTCCCTGGCGATGGCGGCGGTGGTGCGCGAGTCGTCCTGGCCGGGGCGGGACTACGGCCTTTACAGTGCCGGGGGGGACCGGGTGGGCGGGCTGAGTGCGACGGGGCGACTCCCGATGAAGTTCAGGCTCTGCTACGACGGAGAACCGGTCGGGGACCTGGAGCGACGCTGGGGCGACATCGGCGAGGGGAACCTGGCGCTGCGGCAGTTCACTCTGAACTGGAAAGGCGATCTCCCTCTGGACGCCCGCAAGGCGTTTTTGGCCGGGGCCCTGCTGATGATCTGGTACTACGCCCCCGCCCCGCGGCGGCGGCGCGGCCCGGCGTGGCGGGTCGCAGACTGAGCCGCCGGCTTCCGATCCGTCCGGGCCGGGGGTCAGGGGATGGGGTCGGCGACGACATCGACCTCGGCGACGGCGTACATGTCGTCGCCGCCGACAGCCCGGATCCGCAGGAATCGGGCCTTGACGGGCTTGAAGTCGATGGCCGGCTCGTACTCGGGGTTCCCCTCCTCCGAGCTGAGGGTGTCCATCCCGTCGCTGATCTCCCCGTGGTCCTCCTGGATGTGAAAGAGGTTGTGGTACCGGATGCCGTCGAGGGAATAGTCGACGTCGTAGCGGTCGTTGTTGTCCACCTGGAGGTGGATGTCGCGCACGAGCTTGGGCTGTTTCAGGTCGATCAGGAGCGAAACGCCGGCCTGTTCCCACCAGACGCAGCGGTCCGAGTTCCACGGCTCCCCCTCGTCCGGGAACCTGCCGTCCAGGATCAGGGTGGTGACCCCGTTCACCTCGCCGCCCTCGGTCCGCACCGACGCACCCTTTTCACCGGCGAACGCCGCCCCCGCCAGGAAGAGGATCCCCAGCCCCGCCAGAACGATCCCTCTCGAACGCATCGCGACCTCCTCGACCGTCTGATTTTTCCGATCCCGCAGGATTCGGGAACATCTTGCCCTATCCCGCGCCCCCTGTCAAGCCTCGAGAGGGTGCCAGATACTATCTAACACCAATAGAATCTGCGGGACATAAAGTTCTGGCGTACAACTCCCCTGATTTCAACGAAACATAACGTTCCTGCGCCCGGTGATCGTTTGCGTGCCGGCGGCCGCCCCTCCCCACCCCGCCCCGGCCGGGACTTCGGATGCCCGGCCTCCGGCGGAGGGCTTGGGACACCCCCGGAACAATCCCCTTGGTGCGGGCGGGGGAATGCGGTAGAATCGACCCGACACGGAGAAGACCGACCATGCCGATCCGCGCCATCGTGTTTGACCTGGACGGGACCCTCGTCGATTCGTTGACCGACATCGGGTCCGCCGTCGATCACGCCCTGTCCGGGCTCTCGCTGCCCCCGAGGTCCCTGGGGTGGGTCCGCCGGCACGTCGGCCAGGGGGCCGCCCACCTGATGCGGTGTGCCGTGGGCCCCGGCGCCCCGCCGGAGCTGACCGAAGCGGCACTGGACCGCTTCGTCCGGTTCTACGACGCGCACCCCTGCGAAGCCACGGTCCCTTACCCCGGGGCCGCCGACCTGCTCGCGGCCCTGGCCGGGCAGGGCCGGCAGTTGGCCGTCCTTTCCAACAAGCCCGGGGGCATCACGGTCAAGGTTTTGAAGACCCTGGGTTTGGACGGCCACTTCCGGCGAATCTGGGGCGGGGATTCCTTCCACGGGAAGAAACCGGCGCCGGACGGCCTGCTGCATTTCATGGCGGAGACGGGGTCCGGGCCGTCGGAAACCGTCCTGGTGGGCGACTCGGCGGCCGACGTGAACTGCGCCCACGCCGCCGGGGCCTGGAGCTGCTTCCACTCCCGCGGGTACGGGACGCTCGAGAACGCCGTTCGGCCGCCGCACCGGACGTTCGACGACATCCGGGAACTCCCCGGGATCCTCGTCGACCTGGACGGACGGGCGCTGCCCGCCGACGGGGCGGCGGTTCACCTGCCGGGGACGGCCGCTTCCGGGGCGCACCCGGCCGTCCCGTGACGCGCTCGCGGCCCGGGAGGCCGCCGACCCCGCCGACTCAACTGGAGGGACTATGCTGACACCGGCCTTTCTTCAGCCGCAAGCCCGGAAGATGACCATGGAGGCGATCCGCGCGGTCGAGGCCCGGACCTCGGCGGAAATCGTGGTGACCGTCCGCAGGCTGTCCGGGTACTACCGGTCGGCGGATTACCTCTTCGGCTTCATCCTGGCCCTCGTCACCCTCGCGGTGCTGATCTTCCACCCCCAGCCCTTCGCCGAGGCCTTCTGGCCGCTGGAAGTCACCGCCGCCTTCATCCTCGGGGCCTTCTTCTGCGCGTTCTGCCCCCTCCTGCGCCGGCTCCTGGTCCCGGGCCGGGTCAAGGCGGAGAACGTCCTGAAGTCCGCCCGGTCAGCCTTTTTCGAATACGGCGTCTTCCGGACGCGCGACGATGCCGGGGTCCTGGTCTACGTTTCGCTGTTCGAGCGCCGGGTGGAGGTGGTCTGTGACAAGGGGGTCGATGCCTCGCGCCTGGGCCCGGGCTGGGAGACCCTCGTGCACGATCTGCAGGGGTCCCTCCGGGGGAGGGGAAACCTCCGGCAATTTCTCAACGGGATCCGGGCGATGGGGCCGATCCTGACCGGGCTCCTCCCGCGGCGCTCCGACGACGTCAACGAACTCCCCGACGAGGTGGGCGAATCATGAGCGCCCCGCGGACCCCGTTGCTTCGCCCGGCGCTGGTCCTGGCCCTCGTGGCGGTCCTCGCCCCGCTGTTCCTGGCCGTCGTCACGGACGA from Acidobacteriota bacterium includes the following:
- a CDS encoding discoidin domain-containing protein, with the translated sequence MRSRGIVLAGLGILFLAGAAFAGEKGASVRTEGGEVNGVTTLILDGRFPDEGEPWNSDRCVWWEQAGVSLLIDLKQPKLVRDIHLQVDNNDRYDVDYSLDGIRYHNLFHIQEDHGEISDGMDTLSSEEGNPEYEPAIDFKPVKARFLRIRAVGGDDMYAVAEVDVVADPIP
- a CDS encoding HAD-IA family hydrolase, with protein sequence MPIRAIVFDLDGTLVDSLTDIGSAVDHALSGLSLPPRSLGWVRRHVGQGAAHLMRCAVGPGAPPELTEAALDRFVRFYDAHPCEATVPYPGAADLLAALAGQGRQLAVLSNKPGGITVKVLKTLGLDGHFRRIWGGDSFHGKKPAPDGLLHFMAETGSGPSETVLVGDSAADVNCAHAAGAWSCFHSRGYGTLENAVRPPHRTFDDIRELPGILVDLDGRALPADGAAVHLPGTAASGAHPAVP